In Thermodesulfobacteriota bacterium, the following are encoded in one genomic region:
- a CDS encoding enoyl-CoA hydratase/isomerase family protein: MSESKYLKVEIADGVARITFARPKHNVFNIEMMNEFNAMLKELANDNDLKCVVFLGEGRSWCAGVEVGDHKPDMVHDMIATFNRSFELIHAIEVPTIAAVHGACLGGGMEYAIACDMVLAGKSAKFGQPEVKIGFLPPYAAIRLPQLVGPAKAIEVCTTGRIYSADEARAIGFVTQVVDDDQFTEDLEKLIGEIKTNSPLILRLNKLAVRENLGLDFKVSVQQVSDLFLNTLMKTEDTLEGIMSFEEKRRPDWKNK, from the coding sequence ATGTCTGAATCTAAATATTTAAAGGTCGAAATCGCTGATGGTGTTGCGCGAATCACTTTTGCCAGACCGAAGCACAATGTATTTAATATTGAAATGATGAATGAGTTCAACGCCATGCTAAAAGAGCTTGCCAATGACAATGATCTTAAATGTGTTGTTTTTCTTGGCGAGGGAAGAAGCTGGTGTGCAGGTGTGGAAGTTGGTGATCATAAACCGGACATGGTGCATGACATGATAGCCACATTTAACCGCTCTTTTGAACTGATCCATGCAATTGAAGTACCGACCATTGCCGCGGTTCATGGCGCCTGCCTTGGCGGGGGAATGGAGTATGCCATTGCGTGTGATATGGTTCTTGCCGGTAAAAGTGCCAAGTTCGGGCAGCCGGAAGTTAAAATTGGTTTCCTTCCCCCTTATGCGGCTATACGACTGCCCCAACTTGTGGGCCCGGCAAAGGCCATTGAAGTCTGTACCACAGGAAGGATTTATTCTGCGGATGAAGCCCGCGCCATCGGTTTTGTTACCCAGGTGGTCGATGATGACCAATTCACCGAAGACCTTGAAAAACTGATTGGCGAAATAAAAACCAACAGTCCGCTTATTCTCCGCCTGAACAAACTTGCAGTCAGGGAAAATCTTGGATTGGACTTTAAAGTATCAGTGCAGCAGGTAAGTGACCTTTTCCTCAATACTCTGATGAAAACCGAAGATACGCTTGAGGGTATAATGAGTTTTGAAGAAAAACGCAGGCCTGACTGGAAAAACAAATAA
- a CDS encoding amino acid ABC transporter substrate-binding protein, with the protein MWRIFIKGVFISLFIWIHFMSFAVLSAENKPVLIGATVSLEGKYKEASFMIRNGIRLWEKEINQRGGLLGRPVKLILYDDKSKKELVRHYYEKLITEDKVDLVFSPYSTSLTLVASEVSERHQFVMLASGASGEIIWERQYKYIFGVYSPAGRYFIGLMDLMARNGLESAAILYEKTSFNVYAAKGAQDWAKRFGLKVCYKKSYESGKAELPGLLKEVKDMGPDGIILCAYPADCFELLRLMKEAKYRPKVLGFTIAPALPDFYHRAGDMSEGVFGPSQWEPDERIPFPGTEKFISDFTAFSRKLPSYHAGSAYASCQILEKAINHSRSLNHDRIRDFILSLDTITVIGRFKVDHKGKQIGHNPIIIQWQDGKKEIVYPRKMQTASPRF; encoded by the coding sequence ATGTGGCGTATATTTATCAAGGGTGTGTTTATTTCTTTATTCATATGGATCCATTTCATGTCTTTTGCTGTTCTTAGCGCGGAAAATAAGCCGGTGCTCATTGGAGCAACAGTATCTTTAGAAGGGAAGTATAAAGAAGCTTCTTTTATGATTCGAAATGGGATAAGGCTCTGGGAAAAGGAGATCAACCAGCGGGGCGGGCTCCTGGGACGACCGGTCAAGCTGATTTTGTACGATGACAAAAGCAAGAAGGAGCTTGTGCGCCATTATTATGAAAAACTGATTACTGAGGACAAGGTGGATCTGGTATTTTCTCCTTATTCCACATCATTAACCCTGGTGGCTTCTGAGGTCAGTGAGCGCCATCAATTTGTCATGCTGGCCTCCGGTGCATCGGGCGAAATTATATGGGAACGCCAGTACAAATACATTTTTGGTGTTTATTCACCGGCCGGACGTTATTTCATTGGACTGATGGACCTTATGGCCCGCAACGGTTTAGAATCTGCGGCCATTCTTTATGAAAAAACGTCTTTCAATGTTTATGCCGCAAAAGGTGCCCAAGACTGGGCCAAGCGCTTTGGCCTAAAGGTTTGTTATAAAAAGAGTTATGAATCAGGAAAGGCAGAACTTCCGGGACTCTTAAAAGAGGTCAAAGATATGGGTCCAGACGGAATCATTTTGTGTGCTTATCCCGCTGATTGCTTCGAACTGCTTCGCTTGATGAAGGAGGCAAAATACCGACCAAAAGTACTGGGTTTTACCATTGCACCGGCCCTCCCTGATTTTTACCACCGAGCGGGGGATATGTCCGAAGGAGTGTTTGGACCTTCCCAGTGGGAACCGGATGAACGAATTCCTTTCCCGGGAACCGAAAAGTTTATCAGTGACTTTACGGCATTTTCCCGGAAACTTCCTTCATACCATGCCGGATCAGCATATGCCAGCTGCCAGATTCTGGAAAAGGCGATCAACCATAGCCGGTCGTTGAATCATGACAGGATAAGAGATTTTATTCTGTCACTAGATACAATTACGGTTATCGGTCGCTTCAAGGTGGATCATAAAGGCAAACAGATCGGACATAATCCGATCATCATTCAATGGCAAGATGGTAAAAAAGAGATTGTATACCCCAGAAAGATGCAGACCGCATCACCCCGGTTTTAA
- a CDS encoding acetyl-CoA acetyltransferase: protein MGKVAIIGVGQSSFVRSYPGSIRELAFEGFKESMKDAQIKTENIDASVICSAPEYDKQRSPAGVFAEYLGLNPQPTFYVESLCSSSSMGLKLAYSLVKSGLHDVVAVIGFQKMSEISSSESQERMGRGADIQWESPFGTMMPAYYAMYAKAHMEKYGTTLDDLARIRVKAATYGQLNEKAVYRKPVTFEMFSDPENRMAGPVASPLRVGDCCANADGSSCVIVASEEKAKALCKKPVWILGLGAATTSVNLAGRDLFTGLSAAQHAADQAYKMAGISPKDVDVAEVHDCFTIAEMMAYENLGFAKPGEGKELIKGKETYKEGSIPVNVDGGLLSKGHPIGATGGSQIRTIVLQLRDEAGDIQVKNPEIGLVHNIGGVGLYGNVSILGR from the coding sequence ATGGGAAAAGTAGCAATCATAGGTGTGGGTCAAAGCAGCTTTGTCCGGAGTTATCCGGGGTCAATCAGGGAGCTGGCCTTTGAGGGATTTAAAGAATCAATGAAGGATGCACAGATAAAAACAGAGAATATAGATGCATCTGTTATCTGCAGCGCTCCTGAGTATGACAAACAGCGGTCACCTGCGGGAGTTTTTGCTGAATACTTGGGACTTAACCCCCAGCCCACTTTTTATGTGGAAAGCCTGTGTTCATCAAGTAGTATGGGTTTAAAGCTTGCTTATTCCCTTGTCAAATCAGGCCTTCATGATGTGGTGGCGGTGATCGGGTTTCAGAAAATGTCGGAAATATCATCGTCTGAATCTCAGGAGCGGATGGGGCGTGGCGCTGATATCCAGTGGGAAAGCCCGTTTGGGACGATGATGCCTGCCTATTATGCCATGTATGCAAAGGCGCACATGGAAAAATACGGGACAACGCTGGATGATCTGGCTCGTATAAGGGTAAAAGCAGCCACTTACGGCCAGCTTAATGAAAAGGCCGTTTACCGCAAGCCGGTAACCTTTGAAATGTTTTCAGATCCTGAAAACAGGATGGCCGGACCTGTGGCCAGTCCGCTTCGGGTAGGAGACTGCTGCGCAAATGCAGACGGAAGTTCATGCGTCATCGTCGCAAGCGAAGAAAAAGCCAAAGCCCTTTGTAAAAAACCGGTCTGGATACTGGGTTTAGGTGCGGCGACCACCAGTGTAAATTTAGCGGGAAGGGATTTGTTTACCGGTCTTTCTGCCGCTCAGCATGCAGCAGATCAGGCTTACAAAATGGCAGGGATTTCGCCAAAAGATGTTGACGTGGCAGAGGTACACGATTGTTTTACCATTGCGGAAATGATGGCCTATGAAAATCTTGGGTTTGCCAAACCAGGAGAAGGAAAAGAACTGATTAAGGGTAAAGAAACATACAAAGAAGGCAGCATACCGGTGAATGTCGATGGTGGGCTTTTATCCAAGGGGCATCCCATAGGCGCTACAGGCGGTTCACAGATCAGAACCATTGTGCTACAACTTAGAGACGAAGCCGGAGATATCCAGGTCAAAAACCCGGAAATCGGACTGGTTCATAATATTGGCGGTGTGGGTCTTTACGGAAATGTTTCCATATTAGGGAGGTAG
- a CDS encoding ATP-binding protein, whose product MRKDGLQFLKNRILLSILLPVLGAGLLLSIICASYLTPPLVAFIQNRTDAELKLASNIGLTVCENHLNYLMDLRLEDDREMIVALKNEAIKEIKEISKQLHKINMFIIEDNLTVLGSSLDIKNETLVPPKFSKGKSEITTQKFRNTLVRMHYQYFPFWNWHVVSCISEEDYMAPIFLAKKIVYLGTFGVLILVLFTLFIVFNIFVNLPLKRIIQATEGVAEGKFSKVDIGRKDEIGQLVLSFNSMIENLNKKNDEVNKLIAALKKSDERQKTIMDSVQTGIITIDAETKKIVEVNTAATQMIGDLKEHIIGHVCHKHICPAEKGKCPIADLGQKVDNSEHILLKADGEKIPILKTVVPIILGGKEYFLESFVDLSEKKKLEAELQRAQKMEAIGTLAGGVAHDLNNILSGIVSYPELILMDLPEDSPLRESILTIQSSGERAAIIVQDLLTLARRGVSVEEVVNLNDIVANQLTSAEFQKLTTFHSNVMVETHFEKDLLNIKGSTTHLSKTVMNLLSNAAEAMSNGGKIFISTENQYIDRPIKGCDHVEEGDYVTLKIVDIGTGISKEDMEKIFEPFYTKKVMGKSGTGLGMAVVWGTVKDHKGYINVESTTGKGTTFTLYFPVTREEVVSDKSDISIEDYLGKGESILVVDDIKEQRKLASTLLNKLHYSVVTVSSGEEALDYMMKNAADLLVLDMIMDPGIDGLETYKRIIKLHPDQRAIIASGFSETHRVKEAQKLGAGKYIKKPYTLGKMGLAVKEELEK is encoded by the coding sequence ATGAGAAAAGACGGACTGCAGTTTCTTAAAAACAGGATTCTCTTATCAATTTTGCTTCCTGTACTGGGAGCCGGTCTTCTCTTGTCTATCATATGCGCTTCCTACCTTACCCCTCCTCTAGTTGCTTTCATACAAAACAGGACGGATGCGGAGCTTAAATTGGCCTCGAATATTGGGCTCACAGTTTGTGAAAACCACCTTAACTATCTGATGGATCTCAGGTTGGAAGATGACAGGGAAATGATCGTTGCTTTAAAGAATGAGGCGATCAAAGAAATAAAGGAAATCAGCAAACAATTACATAAAATTAATATGTTTATTATCGAAGACAACCTGACGGTGCTGGGTTCATCTTTGGATATAAAAAACGAAACCCTGGTACCTCCAAAGTTTTCCAAGGGTAAAAGCGAGATTACCACACAAAAATTCAGGAATACTTTGGTGAGGATGCACTACCAGTACTTTCCTTTCTGGAATTGGCATGTGGTAAGCTGTATTTCCGAAGAAGATTATATGGCACCCATTTTTTTGGCCAAAAAAATTGTGTATTTGGGTACCTTTGGGGTGCTGATTCTGGTGCTTTTCACACTGTTTATCGTCTTCAATATTTTTGTCAATTTACCCCTTAAAAGAATTATACAGGCAACCGAGGGGGTTGCTGAAGGCAAGTTTAGTAAGGTGGATATCGGTCGAAAAGATGAAATCGGACAGCTGGTTCTCTCTTTTAACTCCATGATAGAAAACCTCAACAAAAAGAATGATGAAGTCAACAAGCTGATCGCGGCTTTAAAAAAGAGCGATGAGCGCCAAAAGACCATAATGGATTCGGTACAAACAGGAATTATTACCATCGATGCTGAAACAAAAAAGATTGTTGAGGTGAATACCGCTGCCACCCAAATGATAGGAGATCTTAAAGAGCATATTATCGGTCACGTGTGTCATAAGCATATCTGCCCTGCGGAAAAGGGAAAATGTCCGATCGCCGATTTAGGGCAAAAGGTGGATAACTCAGAGCATATACTGCTTAAGGCAGATGGTGAAAAAATTCCTATCTTAAAGACGGTTGTTCCTATCATATTGGGCGGTAAGGAATATTTTCTGGAGAGTTTTGTGGACCTCAGCGAGAAGAAAAAACTTGAAGCCGAACTCCAGCGTGCGCAAAAAATGGAAGCCATTGGTACATTGGCAGGGGGGGTGGCGCATGACCTTAACAATATCCTGTCAGGCATTGTCAGTTACCCCGAGCTAATCTTAATGGACCTGCCTGAAGACAGCCCTTTGAGGGAATCCATCTTAACCATACAAAGCTCTGGAGAAAGAGCTGCCATTATCGTACAGGATTTGCTCACCCTCGCACGAAGAGGGGTTTCTGTCGAAGAAGTGGTGAATTTGAATGATATTGTTGCGAATCAATTGACAAGCGCTGAATTCCAAAAACTAACAACATTTCACTCTAACGTAATGGTGGAGACCCATTTTGAAAAAGATCTTCTAAATATCAAGGGTTCTACCACCCATCTGTCCAAAACTGTCATGAATCTGCTTTCGAATGCAGCTGAGGCAATGTCGAATGGCGGAAAGATTTTTATATCGACTGAGAACCAATATATTGATAGACCCATCAAGGGGTGTGACCATGTGGAGGAGGGGGATTATGTGACCCTGAAGATCGTTGATATCGGAACAGGTATCTCCAAAGAGGATATGGAAAAGATATTTGAACCCTTCTATACCAAAAAGGTCATGGGAAAGAGCGGAACCGGATTGGGAATGGCTGTGGTGTGGGGAACGGTGAAGGATCATAAAGGCTATATTAATGTTGAAAGCACTACAGGGAAAGGAACCACATTTACACTCTACTTCCCGGTAACCAGGGAAGAGGTCGTGTCAGATAAATCCGATATTTCCATTGAAGATTATCTCGGTAAGGGAGAGTCAATATTGGTGGTGGATGATATCAAAGAGCAAAGAAAACTTGCATCTACCTTGTTGAACAAATTGCATTATTCAGTGGTGACTGTATCAAGCGGTGAGGAAGCCCTTGATTACATGATGAAGAATGCGGCAGATTTATTGGTTTTAGATATGATTATGGATCCGGGGATTGACGGACTTGAGACGTATAAAAGAATCATTAAGTTACATCCTGACCAGAGGGCAATCATCGCCAGTGGATTTTCTGAAACACATCGGGTCAAAGAGGCTCAAAAATTGGGTGCTGGAAAATACATCAAGAAGCCGTATACCCTGGGGAAAATGGGTCTTGCGGTTAAGGAAGAATTGGAAAAATAG
- a CDS encoding Zn-ribbon domain-containing OB-fold protein produces MGKKKEVDDRFKKFGTVSFTSITKTNDFIDFLEGGKVMGTRCKDCGLVFFPPRSDCYQCLASNVEWFEVSGTGKLLTYSELKFAPVGFQDDVPYNIALLDYGKYKVFGRIAKEVAESEIEIGMEMKTVVNKTSNEQLNYVFQKA; encoded by the coding sequence ATGGGGAAAAAAAAAGAGGTGGACGATCGGTTTAAGAAATTTGGCACGGTAAGTTTTACCTCCATCACGAAAACAAATGATTTTATTGACTTTCTGGAGGGCGGCAAGGTTATGGGTACCCGGTGCAAGGACTGCGGTCTTGTTTTCTTTCCGCCCAGGTCAGATTGTTATCAGTGTCTGGCAAGCAACGTGGAATGGTTTGAAGTTTCAGGAACAGGAAAACTATTAACTTACAGTGAACTGAAATTTGCACCGGTCGGTTTTCAAGATGACGTGCCCTATAACATTGCACTGCTGGATTACGGAAAGTATAAAGTATTCGGGAGAATTGCTAAAGAAGTGGCTGAAAGTGAAATCGAAATCGGTATGGAAATGAAAACGGTGGTGAATAAGACATCCAATGAGCAGTTGAATTATGTTTTTCAAAAGGCTTAA
- a CDS encoding AAA family ATPase gives MIHLKSIALSVEKCPTREYYPFNLDIFQQECQLDFITPVTFFTGENGTGKSSLLQALAQKCRIHIWEGIERTRFESNPYEGMLFKFISVSWRDGTVPGSYFDSEISKNFAQCLDEWAASDPGILEYFGGKSLMTQSHGQSLMSFFKARYRFRGLYFLDEPETALSPRSQLELLQVLKDNSEAGHAQFVIATHSPILMACPEATIYSFDKIPVKSIDYEKTEHYRIYRDFMADRNKYLRD, from the coding sequence ATGATACATCTTAAAAGCATTGCACTGTCTGTGGAGAAATGTCCGACCCGTGAATACTATCCCTTTAACCTGGATATATTTCAGCAAGAATGTCAACTGGATTTTATCACACCTGTCACGTTTTTTACCGGGGAAAATGGTACCGGAAAATCAAGCCTTTTACAGGCGCTGGCACAAAAATGCCGTATTCACATATGGGAAGGCATAGAGAGGACCCGGTTTGAGTCGAATCCATATGAAGGAATGCTTTTTAAATTCATTTCAGTCAGCTGGCGTGACGGTACAGTGCCCGGATCTTATTTTGATTCAGAAATATCTAAAAACTTTGCCCAGTGCCTGGATGAATGGGCGGCTTCCGACCCGGGAATTTTGGAATACTTTGGTGGGAAATCACTGATGACACAGTCCCATGGGCAATCCCTCATGTCGTTTTTCAAAGCAAGATACAGGTTCAGGGGGCTATATTTTCTGGATGAACCGGAAACAGCACTTTCACCAAGGAGCCAGCTTGAATTGCTTCAGGTACTCAAGGATAACAGCGAGGCAGGACATGCCCAGTTTGTCATTGCAACTCATTCACCTATTCTGATGGCATGCCCGGAGGCGACCATTTACAGCTTCGATAAAATACCTGTAAAGTCAATCGATTATGAGAAGACGGAACATTACAGGATCTACAGGGATTTTATGGCGGACAGAAATAAATATTTGAGGGATTGA
- a CDS encoding isochorismatase family cysteine hydrolase → MHHEKPALLIIDMVKDNFIDERNLPITPLARQIVDPINGLTSSFRSRGWPVVFSTDAFNKQDFIFKSKMTPHSLAGTKGAEVIDELDRKDGDLWLPKPRFSAFFKTGLEDWLRERGITLCAVGGIATNYCVLTTVMDAICHDFKAVIVEDCSTAFTQSLHDQTLDIYRRNPLYPLLKISTSTELLEELNA, encoded by the coding sequence ATGCATCATGAAAAGCCGGCTCTCTTGATCATCGATATGGTCAAAGATAACTTTATCGATGAACGGAATTTGCCCATTACACCCCTTGCCCGGCAGATTGTTGATCCCATTAACGGTCTAACCAGTTCTTTTAGAAGCAGGGGGTGGCCGGTGGTTTTTTCCACCGATGCCTTTAATAAACAGGATTTCATATTTAAAAGCAAAATGACGCCCCACTCCCTGGCTGGAACAAAGGGAGCGGAAGTGATTGACGAACTTGATCGCAAAGATGGAGATCTGTGGCTTCCCAAACCGAGGTTTTCCGCATTTTTTAAAACAGGACTTGAAGACTGGCTGCGTGAAAGGGGAATTACCCTTTGTGCGGTTGGTGGAATAGCGACAAACTACTGTGTCCTGACCACGGTCATGGACGCCATCTGTCATGATTTCAAGGCAGTCATTGTTGAAGACTGTTCGACTGCTTTCACCCAAAGCCTTCATGACCAGACATTGGATATTTACCGACGAAATCCGCTTTACCCGTTATTGAAAATCAGCACATCAACCGAGCTTTTGGAAGAATTAAACGCATAA
- a CDS encoding 3-hydroxyacyl-CoA dehydrogenase NAD-binding domain-containing protein: protein MAQINKIGVIGAGNMGSGIAQKIAQEGINVVMVDMKDEFVQRGLGIIKGLLEEGVERKIFKPQQVEDTLSRIKGTIDFKEVADADLVIEAVFEDKKVKSDLFKKLDEICSDKTILATNTSSFFVRDFAELTSRPDRFIGLHYFFHPAKNRLLEVIPHQTTSDETIEKSLLAAKLHGKTSILVKDAPGFAVNRFFVPFLNEAARMLEEGVAGIPTIEEAAKRAFKIDMGPFLLMNVTGIPIAVHTATTLGDELGPFYAPCEILKKQMEKGENWDIEGEVDESRIQTAVDRFNGVCLGVAAALVDEGVASIEDTDRGAKIGLRWIFGPFELMNRIGIDKTYENVEAISKIYPDFNMPQILVKQKKLGQAFAFNFVDLNIKDNIAYITLNRPEAMNALNEAVVSQLEARFSEAEKNPAVDAIVFEGAGKAFVAGADIRYFVKNIKADKVSDIVEFTRKGHELFLRIENSQKLTIALLDGLSLGGGSELALSCQAIVATPAGSMAFPETGIGIYPGLGGMLRFTRHTGPELAKYYTFTGAPVGAKDAFDLGVVSKLVEPAEVESAIKELVSAGKIDKYAEREIPEKFQVMTQLCNKENVEKLLSGKSPGGVPEELGARTAKIVGYKAPLALKLANEIIDQQMGKTMAEAVKIELGRLSEIFSTADALEGLSSAGRKRPEFKGK, encoded by the coding sequence ATGGCTCAAATTAACAAAATAGGCGTCATAGGTGCGGGCAATATGGGAAGCGGTATTGCTCAAAAAATAGCTCAGGAAGGCATAAATGTGGTAATGGTAGACATGAAGGACGAGTTTGTTCAGCGCGGTCTAGGAATTATTAAAGGCCTGCTCGAGGAAGGGGTGGAACGGAAGATTTTTAAGCCTCAACAGGTTGAAGACACACTCTCTCGAATCAAAGGAACAATCGACTTTAAGGAAGTTGCCGATGCAGATCTTGTGATCGAAGCGGTGTTTGAAGATAAAAAGGTAAAATCCGATCTTTTTAAAAAGCTCGATGAAATTTGCTCGGACAAGACGATCCTTGCCACCAACACTTCAAGTTTTTTTGTGCGTGACTTTGCCGAGCTGACCTCCCGTCCGGATCGTTTTATCGGGCTCCACTATTTCTTTCATCCGGCCAAAAATCGCCTCCTTGAAGTCATCCCTCACCAAACCACAAGCGATGAAACCATTGAGAAATCACTTCTTGCAGCAAAGCTTCACGGCAAAACTTCCATTCTTGTAAAAGACGCACCGGGATTTGCGGTCAATCGCTTTTTTGTACCATTTTTAAATGAAGCGGCCCGTATGCTTGAAGAAGGTGTGGCTGGTATCCCCACTATCGAAGAAGCCGCCAAGCGTGCCTTTAAGATAGACATGGGTCCCTTTTTGCTTATGAATGTCACCGGTATCCCAATCGCAGTGCATACCGCAACCACCCTTGGTGATGAGCTTGGCCCTTTTTATGCCCCATGTGAAATCCTTAAAAAACAGATGGAAAAAGGAGAAAACTGGGATATCGAAGGCGAAGTGGACGAATCCAGGATCCAGACGGCTGTGGACCGGTTCAACGGTGTGTGTCTTGGCGTAGCGGCAGCCCTGGTGGATGAAGGTGTTGCCTCCATAGAAGATACAGACCGTGGGGCAAAAATCGGATTGCGATGGATTTTCGGCCCATTCGAACTGATGAACAGGATCGGCATTGACAAAACCTATGAAAATGTGGAAGCCATTAGCAAAATTTATCCAGATTTTAACATGCCGCAAATCCTGGTAAAACAAAAGAAGCTGGGGCAGGCGTTTGCCTTTAACTTTGTCGATCTCAATATAAAAGACAACATCGCATATATCACCTTAAACCGTCCAGAGGCAATGAATGCTTTAAACGAGGCGGTCGTTTCCCAGCTTGAGGCGCGTTTTTCCGAAGCGGAGAAAAATCCGGCGGTAGATGCCATTGTTTTTGAGGGTGCAGGAAAGGCATTTGTTGCAGGGGCGGACATCCGTTATTTTGTTAAAAACATAAAGGCCGATAAAGTTTCTGACATCGTTGAATTTACCAGAAAAGGGCATGAACTTTTCCTCAGGATTGAAAACTCCCAAAAGCTGACCATCGCACTTTTAGACGGACTTTCCCTTGGTGGTGGAAGCGAGCTGGCCCTATCCTGTCAGGCCATCGTTGCCACCCCTGCAGGATCCATGGCATTTCCCGAAACCGGAATCGGCATATATCCGGGCTTAGGAGGCATGCTGCGTTTTACCCGACACACAGGGCCTGAACTGGCTAAATACTATACATTCACCGGAGCCCCCGTTGGGGCTAAAGATGCCTTTGATTTGGGTGTGGTTAGCAAATTAGTCGAACCCGCCGAAGTTGAATCGGCAATCAAAGAACTCGTTTCCGCAGGGAAGATAGACAAGTATGCTGAGCGTGAAATTCCTGAAAAATTTCAAGTGATGACACAGTTATGCAACAAAGAAAACGTTGAGAAGCTGCTTTCAGGAAAATCCCCGGGAGGTGTACCGGAAGAACTTGGTGCCAGAACAGCCAAGATTGTCGGTTACAAGGCGCCCCTTGCGCTGAAACTTGCAAATGAAATCATCGACCAGCAGATGGGGAAAACAATGGCTGAAGCCGTGAAAATCGAACTTGGAAGATTGAGCGAAATATTTTCCACCGCCGACGCACTTGAGGGACTTTCTTCCGCCGGCAGAAAGCGACCTGAATTCAAAGGCAAATAA
- the trpD gene encoding anthranilate phosphoribosyltransferase has product MIKDLITKVIGGDNLSEADMEQAMAEVFDGKVSSSQIGSFVTALRMKRETVEEITGAAKALRSRALKLKLGNHLLNLDRDDINVEGETLLNTTDTDQEGTSTFNISTATIFVVAGAGIKVARHGNRAASMYFGAADVLANLGVNLDIPVSDVERCVSEVGIGFLFTPLSQGAMRNVAHLREEMGIRTIFNLIGPLANPTGASAHVLGVYESSLTEKMAQVLLNLGAREAFVVYGEGTIDEISICGPTFVSRLKNGEVESFIIEPENYGMKRADRESIKGGDARKNAQIINDVLDGETGPRRDVVVLNAAAAFVAAGVDSILEDGILRAASIIDSGTARKKLNQLVEFSSRCRPFIRKEL; this is encoded by the coding sequence ATGATTAAAGACTTGATAACAAAGGTAATTGGGGGAGACAATTTATCCGAAGCTGATATGGAACAGGCAATGGCAGAGGTGTTTGACGGTAAGGTTTCGTCATCTCAGATAGGATCGTTTGTCACCGCTTTGAGAATGAAAAGAGAAACCGTTGAAGAAATAACAGGGGCTGCCAAGGCATTGAGATCAAGGGCGTTGAAACTGAAACTGGGCAACCATCTGTTAAATCTGGATCGGGATGATATCAACGTTGAAGGAGAAACCTTACTGAATACAACCGATACAGATCAAGAGGGTACAAGCACATTTAATATTTCTACTGCCACTATATTTGTGGTTGCCGGGGCAGGAATAAAAGTCGCCCGGCATGGAAATCGGGCGGCTTCCATGTATTTCGGCGCTGCAGATGTGCTGGCAAACCTGGGGGTGAATTTGGATATTCCTGTTTCCGATGTTGAAAGATGTGTCAGTGAAGTGGGTATCGGTTTTCTTTTTACACCGCTTTCCCAAGGGGCGATGCGAAATGTGGCACACCTTAGAGAAGAAATGGGAATTCGTACCATTTTTAATCTGATCGGACCGCTGGCAAATCCCACCGGTGCTTCTGCTCATGTGCTGGGTGTATATGAATCATCCTTGACGGAAAAAATGGCTCAAGTTTTGCTGAACCTGGGCGCCAGAGAGGCTTTTGTCGTTTACGGTGAGGGAACCATCGATGAAATAAGTATATGCGGCCCGACTTTTGTCTCTCGCTTGAAAAATGGCGAGGTGGAATCATTTATTATAGAACCTGAAAATTACGGGATGAAGAGAGCGGATCGTGAATCAATTAAAGGCGGAGATGCACGAAAAAATGCACAGATCATAAATGATGTTCTTGATGGCGAAACAGGTCCAAGAAGGGATGTGGTGGTGCTCAATGCGGCGGCTGCGTTTGTCGCAGCAGGTGTTGACAGCATTTTAGAAGACGGTATTCTGCGGGCAGCCAGCATTATTGACTCCGGAACTGCCAGAAAAAAACTGAATCAACTGGTTGAATTTTCCAGCCGCTGCAGACCTTTTATTCGCAAGGAGCTGTGA